One stretch of Girardinichthys multiradiatus isolate DD_20200921_A chromosome 2, DD_fGirMul_XY1, whole genome shotgun sequence DNA includes these proteins:
- the cnot4a gene encoding CCR4-NOT transcription complex subunit 4, with amino-acid sequence MSHSPEMKDDPMECPLCMEPLEIDDVNFFPCTCGYQICRFCWHRIRTDENGLCPACRKPYPEDPAVYKPLSQEEIQRIKNEKKQKQNEKKQKVTENRKHLASVRVVQRNLVFVVGLSQRLADPEVLKRPEYFGRFGKIHKVVINNSTSYAGSQGPSASAYVTYIRSEDALRAIQCVNNVVVDGRTLKASLGTTKYCSYFLKSMQCPKPDCMYLHELGDEAASFTKEEMQAGKHQEYEQKLLQDLYKINPGFLQPPTCGTEKSKSKPNSTQRTNSSNGKDGWPTLSGHNKLANGLSEDRKSPPLLDYLDQEAINSDGLESELGPGQRPTLSPFSSNCDSNSPNDKPPESVGLVNGETLQQMPTSDSPSPPPGLTKPILVVPISMSDLSARSPFEGAAAESQSLFSDNSNFRHPNPLPAGLPPFPSSPRGSSDWPMTPEPQILFTPETIPVSSSTDWQAAFGFGSSSKQQDDDLGFDPFDVTRKALADLIEKELSVQDQSPLSSGPLSQGGSHSSGLPSSNPSTSHHFPSGLPRIHQLHHRAIYSSFSFPGGHNSQASQQQPPAARHPWMGIPTRNNLAHLNHSASAASHSNILDLNLPPQHNTGLGGIPISENSSSIEGLNVKEWQDGLRALLPNININFGGLPNSSSSSSSSSSNSVNHIGGPAGISHSLSWDGTASWMDPAIITGIPASTGSSLDCLQDDNPPHWLKSLQALTEMDGPASSAVPTPQPLHSGLLDGHLPLHHRAPSGWAPYLPPPTANPTGQFHSPPPGFQTAFRPPGQPATELLQSAAVDRH; translated from the exons ATGTCCCACAGCCCTGAAATGAAGGACGACCCCATGGAGTGCCCTCTGTGCATGGAGCCGCTGGAGATTGATGACGTCAATTTCTTCCCCTGCACTTGTGGCTACCAGATTTGCCGCTTCTGCTGGCACCGCATCCGCACAGACGAGAATGGCCTCTGCCCTGCCTGCAGAAAG CCATACCCAGAAGACCCTGCTGTGTACAAGCCTCTGTCACAGGAGGAGATCCAGAGGATAAAGAACGaaaagaagcagaaacagaacGAAAAAAAGCAGAAGGTGACAGAAAATCGCAAGCACCTGGCCAGCGTGAGGGTGGTCCAGAGGAACCTGGTGTTTGTGGTGGGGCTCTCGCAGCGACTCGCTGATCCTGAA GTCCTAAAACGACCAGAGTATTTTGGGAGATTTGGGAAAATTCATAAAGTAGTCATCAACAACAGCACATCGTATGCAGGTTCACAG GGGCCTAGTGCCAGCGCTTATGTCACTTACATCCGTTCTGAAGATGCTTTAAGAGCAATACAGTGTGTGAACAATGTGGTCGTCGATGGCAGAACGCTCAAG GCTTCTTTAGGCACAACAAAGTACTGCAGTTACTTCCTCAAAAGTATGCAATGTCCCAAACCTGATTGTATGTATCTACATGAGTTGGGGGATGAAGCGGCTAGCTTTACTAAAGAGGAGATGCAG GCGGGGAAGCATCAAGAATACGAGCAGAAACTCCTCCAAGACCTCTATAAAATTAACCCGGGTTTTCTACAACCTCCAACATGTGGCACAGAAAAGTCAAAGAGTAAACCCAACTCCACACAGAG AACTAACAGTAGCAATGGTAAAGATGGCTGGCCGACGCTGTCGGGACACAACAAACTGGCCAACGGACTTTCAGAAGACCGCAAGTCCCCTCCGCTGTTAGACTATTTAGACCAAGAAGCTATTAATTCAGATGGGCTAGAATCAGAGCTGGGTCCTGGCCAGCGTCCTACCTTATCCCCCTTCTCCTCCAACTGTGACAGTAATAG TCCCAATGACAAACCTCCAGAATCAGTCGGTTTGGTGAATGGAGAAACTTTACAACAG ATGCCCACAAGTGActccccctcccctcccccGGGACTAACAAAGCCCATCCTGGTGGTGCCTATCAGCATGTCGGACCTGTCGGCCCGTTCACCCTTTGAGGGTGCTGCAGCAGAATCCCAGTCGCTCTTTTCAGACAACAGTAACTTTAGACATCCAAACCCGCTTCCTGCTGGCCTTCCCCCCTTCCCCAGCTCCCCACGCGGCAGTTCTGACTGGCCCATGACACCGGAACCACAGATACTCTTCACACCAG AGACAATACCAGTGTCCTCCTCAACAGACTGGCAAGCAGCCTTTGGCTTCGGCTCATCCAGCAAACAGCAGGATGACGATCTGGGTTTTGATCCCTTTGACGTTACCCGCAAGGCTTTAGCTGACCTGATAGAGAAGGAGTTATCAGTTCAGGATCAGAGCCCCTTGTCCTCCGGGCCACTCTCACAGGGGGGCAGCCACAGTTCGGGCCTGCCGTCATCCAATCCCAGCACATCCCATCACTTCCCCAGCGGCTTGCCGCGCATCCACCAGCTCCACCACAGAGCCATCTACAGCTCCTTCAGTTTCCCCGGTGGTCACAACAGCCAGGCCAGTCAGCAGCAGCCCCCAGCAGCCAGACACCCATGGATGGGCATCCCCACACGAAATAACCTCGCACACTTGAACCACTCAGCCAGTGCTGCCTCACACAGTAACATCCTGGACCTGAATCTGCCCCCTCAGCACAACACAGGGCTGGGAGGGATCCCCATCTCAG AAAACAGCAGCTCTATAGAGGGCTTAAATGTGAAAGAGTGGCAGGACGGCCTGAGAGCTCTCCTGCCCAACATCAATATCAACTTCGGTGGCCTACCaaactcctcctcctcttcatcgtCCTCATCCTCCAACAGTGTCAACCACATCGGCGGGCCGGCAGGCATTTCACACAGCCTGAGCTGGGACGGCACAGCCAGCTGGATGGATCCTGCTATTATCACAG GCATCCCGGCCTCGACAGGCAGCAGTTTAGACTGTCTCCAAGACGACAACCCGCCACACTGGCTCAAGTCCCTGCAGGCCCTCACAGAGATGGACGGCCCCGCCAGCTCAGCCGTGCCCACTCCCCAGCCCCTCCACAGCGGCCTCCTCGACGGCCACCTCCCCCTCCACCACAGAGCTCCCAGCGGCTGGGCTCCCTACCTGCCCCCTCCCACAGCCAACCCCACCGGTCAGTTCCACTCCCCTCCACCAGGCTTCCAGACCGCCTTCAGACCCCCAGGACAGCCTGCCACAGAGCTATTACAGAGTGCTGCTGTGGATCGCCACTGA